In Stieleria varia, one genomic interval encodes:
- a CDS encoding Glu/Leu/Phe/Val family dehydrogenase produces the protein MLDESRFYFHHAANQLGLSERVRDILLAPLRIVKVELITESDEGKLIKHCGYRVQHNRVRGPMKGGLRYHPTVDEDEATALANLMTWKTAVVDVPYGGAKGGINCDPKLLSERELNEITRTFVGQIKEVIGPTIDIPAPDVNTNAKIMGWIMDEYSKYQGFSPGVVTGKPLHLFGSEGREEATGRGVMIVLEEVLKSQNRSMKDVTVAFQGFGNVGSFAALLMAEQGAKVVAVGDHAGGVSNADGLDIVKLIQWTTEHRTVAGFPGGDAFESPEVLTWDADVLVPAALGNVLTKDNAADVRAGIIVEAANAPTTPQADEIFRRRGILVVPDILANAGGVTVSYFEWAQNIQQFRWELDRIRNELSNHMRKAYASVSEVAQSRGVDLRTAAFILAIQRVGKAALARRPYAEASDLPQQ, from the coding sequence ATGCTAGACGAGAGCCGATTCTATTTTCACCATGCCGCCAATCAACTTGGGCTGTCCGAACGCGTCCGCGACATCCTGCTGGCGCCTCTGAGAATCGTTAAGGTTGAACTGATCACCGAGTCTGATGAAGGTAAGTTGATCAAGCACTGCGGGTATCGCGTTCAGCACAATCGCGTGCGTGGTCCCATGAAAGGTGGCTTGAGATACCATCCGACGGTGGACGAAGACGAGGCGACCGCACTTGCCAACTTGATGACATGGAAAACCGCGGTCGTCGATGTTCCCTACGGCGGTGCCAAGGGGGGCATCAATTGTGACCCTAAGCTGCTGAGCGAACGTGAACTTAACGAAATCACTCGCACATTCGTCGGGCAAATCAAAGAAGTCATCGGGCCGACCATCGATATCCCCGCACCCGACGTGAATACCAATGCAAAGATCATGGGCTGGATCATGGACGAATACTCCAAGTACCAAGGCTTCTCACCGGGTGTCGTCACCGGCAAGCCGTTGCACTTGTTCGGCTCCGAAGGACGTGAGGAAGCGACCGGGCGCGGCGTCATGATCGTTTTGGAAGAAGTGCTGAAATCTCAGAATCGCTCGATGAAAGATGTTACCGTCGCATTCCAAGGTTTCGGCAACGTGGGAAGTTTCGCAGCCCTGCTGATGGCAGAACAAGGAGCCAAGGTCGTCGCCGTTGGCGATCATGCGGGCGGAGTCTCGAATGCGGACGGACTCGACATTGTGAAACTGATCCAGTGGACGACCGAACATCGCACGGTTGCGGGTTTCCCCGGCGGAGATGCATTCGAAAGCCCAGAGGTGCTGACATGGGATGCGGACGTGCTGGTCCCTGCCGCGCTGGGCAACGTGCTGACGAAAGACAATGCGGCGGATGTTCGAGCGGGGATCATCGTCGAAGCCGCCAATGCACCGACCACACCGCAAGCCGATGAGATTTTCCGAAGGCGCGGTATCCTCGTCGTTCCTGATATCCTGGCCAATGCCGGCGGCGTGACCGTCAGCTATTTTGAGTGGGCTCAGAACATACAGCAGTTCCGCTGGGAGTTGGATCGAATACGAAACGAGTTATCCAACCACATGCGCAAGGCCTACGCGAGCGTCTCGGAGGTCGCGCAATCACGCGGTGTGGACCTTCGCACCGCAGCGTTCATCTTGGCCATCCAACGTGTCGGCAAAGCCGCACTCGCCAGACGCCCCTACGCGGAAGCAAGCGATCTGCCACAGCAATAG
- a CDS encoding transposase, which translates to MARLARAEVFDPNEVAFAHVIARTVRRCFLFGDDPVSGKNFDHRKIWIEQYLQHFAACFGIDLICFAILSNHYHLILRSRPDVVKNWDDTEVARRWLMLCPHRKDAEGNPCEPSRPELDAIRNCPLKLADTRSRLSNISWWMRLLNQRVAQRANAEDEEKGRFFQDRYKAVRLIDESAVLACAAYVDLNPIRAAMAETIEQSDHTSAQRRIETHTQQPAESHSDGLRHDDSFLSPVEIDEAEDEVGPVPSQSGKRCSDKGFLWFSLERYLELLDWTAREIADGKRGQTPQHLAPILQRLGLESSVWCELVADFGKLFKTVAGSPCTVDEYRSCQTKRRFRLPRRIRDLIPSD; encoded by the coding sequence ATGGCAAGACTCGCTCGCGCGGAGGTCTTCGATCCCAACGAAGTCGCCTTCGCACACGTGATCGCTCGCACCGTCAGACGGTGCTTTTTGTTCGGAGACGATCCCGTCTCGGGGAAAAACTTCGACCATCGCAAGATCTGGATTGAACAATACCTTCAGCATTTCGCTGCATGCTTTGGGATCGACCTGATCTGTTTCGCGATTCTTTCAAATCATTACCACCTCATCCTCAGATCGCGTCCGGACGTGGTCAAGAACTGGGATGACACGGAAGTCGCCCGGCGATGGTTGATGCTGTGCCCCCATCGCAAAGATGCCGAGGGCAATCCTTGTGAACCCTCCAGGCCTGAGCTCGACGCCATTCGCAATTGCCCGCTCAAACTCGCTGATACCCGCTCCCGATTGAGCAATATCTCGTGGTGGATGCGTTTACTGAACCAACGGGTTGCTCAACGGGCCAACGCCGAAGACGAAGAAAAGGGGCGGTTCTTCCAGGATCGATACAAAGCCGTTCGACTGATCGATGAATCCGCGGTGCTGGCCTGCGCGGCTTACGTGGACCTCAACCCGATCCGCGCCGCGATGGCCGAGACGATCGAGCAAAGCGACCACACATCGGCACAACGTCGCATCGAAACACACACGCAACAACCTGCCGAAAGCCACAGCGACGGACTGCGGCATGACGATTCGTTTCTCTCACCTGTGGAGATCGACGAAGCGGAAGACGAGGTTGGTCCTGTGCCAAGTCAATCCGGCAAACGCTGCAGCGACAAGGGATTCCTGTGGTTCTCGCTTGAGCGATACCTTGAACTGCTGGACTGGACGGCTCGCGAAATCGCAGATGGCAAACGCGGCCAGACACCGCAGCATCTCGCCCCCATCCTTCAGCGACTCGGTTTGGAGTCTTCTGTCTGGTGCGAGTTGGTCGCGGACTTTGGCAAACTCTTCAAAACGGTGGCGGGCAGTCCGTGTACGGTGGACGAGTATCGCAGTTGCCAAACCAAACGTCGCTTCCGTCTGCCCCGCCGCATCCGCGATCTGATCCCTTCGGACTAA